One Helianthus annuus cultivar XRQ/B chromosome 12, HanXRQr2.0-SUNRISE, whole genome shotgun sequence genomic region harbors:
- the LOC110896543 gene encoding transcription factor bHLH30, which produces MQYINHIMGIYDCSSMFQPSPSSPIPLVIHQNHHHTTFNHLLPCPTGDNHQFNLPAPPYSAPASLLPSHDGLFKRVVDGLQFAYEGGSTTTSSSTDHHQWFHAVHHGSDPSMVETETSKTTAQEMVDAKAVAASKSHSEAERRRRERINTHLTKLRSILPNTTKTDKASLLAEVVQHVKELKHQTSIIAKQSTIPSEIDELTIENTSDEDGRIVIRASLCCDDRSDLLKDLIKTLKLLRLRTLKAEITTLGRRVKNVLFVTGEDHHSISAIEETLKSLIGQKTDDGDGSSLVSIKRRRTNNIDIFEHRRYP; this is translated from the exons ATGCAGTACATTAATCACATAATGGGTATTTACGATTGTTCATCTATGTTCcaaccatcaccatcatcaccaatCCCTCTAGTCATTCATCAAAACCATCACCACACCACCTTCAACCATCTTCTTCCATGCCCAACTGGAGATAACCACCAGTTTAACCTTCCTGCACCTCCGTATTCTGCTCCGGCATCACTCCTCCCTTCCCATGATGGTTTGTTTAAGAGGGTGGTTGATGGCTTGCAGTTTGCATATGAGGGTGGCAGTACTACTACATCGTCGTCCACTGACCACCACCAATGGTTCCATGCGGTTCACCATGGATCCGACCCATCTATGGTCGAAACTGAAACAAGTAAGACGACTGCTCAAGAGATGGTGGATGCCAAAGCCGTAGCAGCCTCGAAAAGCCACAGCGAAGCAGAAAGAAGGCGTCGAGAACGAATCAATACTCATCTTACTAAGCTCCGTAGCATACTTCCCAACACTACTAAA ACAGATAAGGCTTCATTACTTGCTGAAGTGGTACAGCACGTGAAAGAGCTCAAGCACCAAACCTCCATCATCGCTAAACAAAGTACAATCCCAAGTGAGATAGATGAGCTGACCATAGAAAACACATCGGATGAAGATGGTCGGATCGTGATCAGAGCATCATTATGTTGCGATGATCGGTCAGACCTCTTAAAAGACCTGATCAAAACATTAAAATTGCTACGATTGAGAACCCTAAAAGCCGAGATCACAACACTTGGACGACGAGTCAAGAACGTTTTGTTTGTAACAGGTGAAGATCACCATTCGATAAGCGCCATCGAAGAAACACTTAAGTCGCTAATTGGTCAGAAAACAGACGATGGGGATGGATCTTCTTTGGTGAGTATTAAGAGGCGAAGAACAAATAACATTGACATCTTTGAGCATCGTAGGTATCCTTAA